One genomic segment of Dysosmobacter sp. Marseille-Q4140 includes these proteins:
- a CDS encoding helix-turn-helix transcriptional regulator: MSNLSQLFDAGRFPGGVEVCPDGKAAVMTLRGSENGSLRLFSLWEGVILSFNRIDTQVWPLAQAEANNILLLNFCQKGRCEVALDDGQFAFLSQGYMAVGTQQAQEEYCYPGSLYEGIELFLDLDALSRRPYPLFQESEVSPEEIMEHLHTHRRLYLASTPPTVQTALDELWQLRDSQELGLIKLLSARLLWEVKRQPVEASPSFRYFTRSQVAIARETREILCADLSRNYTARELAERFQVSETSLKNYFRGVFGENLSIFLREARMRRAAELLRDTELRVAEIAAQVGYENQSKFAAVFARQFGCPPLEYRRRARLD, translated from the coding sequence ATGTCCAACCTGTCACAGCTCTTTGATGCCGGACGTTTCCCCGGCGGCGTGGAGGTATGTCCCGACGGGAAGGCCGCCGTGATGACACTCCGCGGATCGGAAAACGGCAGTCTGCGGCTGTTCTCCCTGTGGGAAGGTGTGATCCTCTCCTTCAACCGGATTGATACCCAGGTCTGGCCTCTGGCGCAGGCCGAGGCAAACAATATCCTCCTTCTGAATTTCTGTCAGAAGGGCCGCTGTGAGGTGGCCCTGGATGACGGCCAGTTCGCCTTTCTCTCCCAGGGGTATATGGCTGTGGGGACACAGCAGGCCCAGGAGGAATATTGCTATCCCGGAAGTCTCTATGAGGGGATCGAACTGTTTCTTGATCTGGATGCGCTGTCCCGGCGGCCCTATCCGCTCTTTCAGGAGAGTGAGGTCAGCCCAGAGGAGATCATGGAGCATCTGCACACCCACCGCCGCCTGTATCTGGCCTCTACTCCGCCCACCGTTCAGACGGCGCTGGATGAACTGTGGCAGCTGCGGGATTCCCAGGAACTGGGTCTGATCAAGCTGCTCTCCGCCCGGCTGCTCTGGGAAGTGAAGCGCCAGCCTGTGGAGGCCAGTCCGTCGTTCCGCTACTTCACCCGCTCCCAGGTGGCCATTGCCAGGGAAACCCGGGAGATCCTGTGCGCCGATTTGAGCCGGAACTACACGGCGCGGGAGTTGGCAGAGCGGTTTCAGGTGAGCGAAACCAGCCTGAAAAACTACTTCCGGGGCGTGTTCGGGGAAAATCTATCCATCTTCCTGCGGGAGGCACGGATGCGCCGGGCGGCAGAGCTGCTGCGGGACACCGAACTGCGGGTGGCCGAGATCGCGGCACAGGTGGGCTACGAAAATCAAAGCAAATTCGCGGCGGTCTTTGCCAGGCAGTTCGGCTGCCCACCGCTGGAATATCGCAGAAGGGCACGGCTCGATTGA
- a CDS encoding ABC transporter ATP-binding protein produces the protein MFSKAFQRKYALTDQGLKNTKSGAFWTVVTNLVVMGGMGILYLLMGGFMGTLTDGAPLPGAALPAVLTVGFVLLSFVTHLQQYRATYGLVYGEVKTTRLRLAERLRKLPLGYFGKRDLADLTETIMGDVNRMEHVWSHVLGYLYGAYISTAIIALCLLFYDWRLMIACLWGVPVAFGLLFGSRKIAAQNSEVTKKAALRVSDGIQEALENVREIRAANQEERYLAGLYEKIDQHEKVTIRGELTTGLFVNAASVIMRLGVATTILTGASLILSGQIDFMVLFLFLLVITRVYAPFDQSLALIAEMFISQVSADRINEIYETPIAKGAETFRPQGHDIIFDHVGFAYDKKQVLRDVSFTAKEGEVTALVGPSGSGKSTCARLAARLWDITAGRITVGGVDISTVDPEVLLTDYSMVFQDVVLFDDTVMENIRLGKRGATDEEVRAAAKAANCDEFVERLPQGYDTPIGENGAKLSGGERQRISIARALLKDAPIVLLDEATASLDVENETKVQGALSRLLQGKTVLVIAHRMRTVAGADHIVVLDDGHVAQQGAPAELMEQGGLYRRMVELQSESAQWRLNGAEAEPF, from the coding sequence ATGTTCAGCAAAGCGTTTCAGCGCAAATACGCCCTGACCGACCAGGGCCTGAAAAACACCAAAAGCGGCGCGTTCTGGACCGTCGTCACCAACCTGGTGGTCATGGGCGGCATGGGCATCCTTTACCTGCTGATGGGGGGCTTTATGGGCACCCTGACGGACGGCGCGCCCCTGCCGGGGGCGGCGCTGCCGGCAGTCCTGACCGTGGGGTTCGTCCTGCTGTCCTTTGTGACCCACCTGCAGCAGTACCGGGCCACCTACGGCCTGGTGTACGGTGAGGTCAAGACCACCCGCCTGCGCCTGGCGGAGCGGCTGCGGAAGTTGCCCCTGGGCTACTTCGGTAAGCGGGACCTGGCGGACTTAACTGAAACCATCATGGGGGACGTAAACCGGATGGAGCACGTGTGGAGCCATGTGCTGGGATACCTGTACGGGGCCTACATCTCCACTGCCATCATCGCCCTGTGCCTGCTCTTCTACGACTGGCGGCTGATGATCGCCTGCCTTTGGGGTGTGCCGGTAGCCTTTGGGCTGCTGTTCGGCAGCCGGAAAATCGCCGCCCAAAACTCCGAAGTGACAAAAAAAGCCGCCCTTCGGGTCTCAGACGGCATCCAGGAGGCGTTGGAGAATGTCCGGGAGATACGGGCTGCCAACCAGGAGGAGCGGTATCTGGCCGGTCTTTATGAGAAGATCGACCAGCACGAAAAAGTCACCATCCGGGGCGAACTCACCACCGGATTGTTTGTCAATGCCGCCAGCGTGATCATGCGCCTGGGCGTAGCGACTACCATCCTGACGGGAGCCAGCCTGATTTTGTCCGGACAGATCGACTTCATGGTGCTGTTCCTGTTCCTGCTGGTCATCACCCGGGTGTACGCCCCCTTCGACCAGAGCCTGGCTCTTATCGCGGAAATGTTCATCTCCCAAGTATCTGCCGACCGCATCAACGAGATCTACGAAACCCCTATCGCCAAAGGGGCGGAGACCTTCCGGCCTCAGGGCCACGACATTATCTTTGACCATGTGGGATTCGCCTACGATAAGAAACAGGTGCTCCGTGACGTGAGTTTCACCGCAAAAGAGGGAGAAGTCACAGCTCTGGTGGGGCCATCCGGCTCCGGCAAAAGCACCTGTGCGCGTCTGGCCGCCCGCCTGTGGGATATTACGGCCGGCCGCATTACCGTGGGCGGCGTGGACATTTCCACGGTGGACCCGGAGGTACTTCTTACCGACTACTCCATGGTGTTCCAGGATGTGGTTCTCTTTGACGACACGGTGATGGAGAACATCCGCCTGGGCAAGCGCGGCGCTACGGACGAGGAGGTACGCGCCGCTGCCAAGGCCGCCAACTGCGATGAATTTGTGGAGCGGCTCCCCCAGGGTTATGACACGCCCATTGGGGAGAATGGCGCCAAACTCTCCGGCGGGGAGCGGCAGCGGATCTCCATCGCCCGGGCACTTCTAAAAGACGCACCCATCGTCCTGCTGGACGAGGCAACCGCTTCCCTGGACGTGGAAAACGAGACAAAGGTACAGGGGGCCCTTTCCCGTCTGCTTCAGGGCAAGACGGTGCTGGTCATCGCCCACAGGATGCGTACCGTGGCGGGAGCCGACCACATCGTGGTGCTGGATGACGGCCATGTGGCCCAGCAGGGCGCCCCGGCGGAGCTGATGGAGCAGGGCGGCCTCTACCGCCGCATGGTGGAGCTCCAGAGCGAGAGCGCCCAGTGGCGGCTGAACGGTGCGGAGGCAGAACCTTTCTGA
- a CDS encoding ABC transporter ATP-binding protein — MKQKKKNDIAALLDYAGSHRGLTFLGLGLSALSMVCSMIPYLCIWLAARDLIEVAPNWTQAQSVARYGWLAFGAAFGGIVLYFGGLMCTHLAAFRTAANIRKQGVAHVMNAPLGWFDANASGLIRGRLDAAAADTETLLAHNLADIVGTITLFIAMLVLMFVFDWRMGCACLLAAVISILTMFAMMGGKNAQIMAEYQAAQDRMTKAGTEYVRGIPVVKIFQQTVYSFKAFQQAIEEYSAKAEHYQADVCRTPQSINLSVTEGAFVFLVPAALFLAPGALATGSFAGFVTDFAFYAVFSAIISTALARIMFASSGIMLAGTALGRIRMVMEAPELKAPERPRAPQGSRVEFRDVSFTYDGAETPALSHVSFTVEPGQTVALVGPSGGGKTTAASLIPRFWDVSSGAVLVGGVDVRDMDPHALMDQIAFVFQNSRLFKTSILENVRAARPEATREQVLAALMAAQCGDILEKLPKGMDTVIGTEGTYLSGGEQQRVALARAILKDAPIVVLDEATAFADPENEALIQKAFAQLTKGRTVIMIAHRLSTVVGADRILVMDQGRIVEQGTHEELTAAGGLYARMWADYNRAVQWKITSER; from the coding sequence ATGAAGCAAAAGAAGAAGAACGATATAGCCGCCCTGCTGGACTACGCGGGGAGCCACCGGGGGCTGACCTTTCTGGGTCTCGGCCTGTCGGCGCTGTCCATGGTGTGCAGCATGATCCCTTACCTCTGCATCTGGCTGGCGGCCCGGGATCTGATCGAAGTTGCTCCAAACTGGACGCAGGCCCAGAGCGTCGCCCGGTACGGGTGGCTGGCCTTCGGGGCTGCCTTCGGGGGCATCGTGCTGTACTTTGGGGGGCTGATGTGTACCCACCTGGCGGCTTTCCGCACGGCGGCCAACATCCGCAAGCAGGGCGTGGCCCATGTGATGAACGCCCCTCTGGGCTGGTTCGACGCCAACGCCTCCGGCCTCATCCGGGGACGGCTGGACGCGGCGGCGGCCGACACCGAGACCCTGCTGGCCCACAATCTGGCAGACATCGTGGGTACCATCACCCTGTTTATTGCCATGCTGGTGCTGATGTTCGTCTTTGACTGGCGGATGGGCTGCGCCTGCCTGCTGGCGGCGGTGATCTCCATCCTCACCATGTTCGCCATGATGGGGGGCAAGAACGCCCAGATCATGGCGGAGTACCAGGCGGCCCAGGACCGCATGACCAAGGCGGGCACCGAGTATGTCCGGGGCATCCCGGTGGTGAAGATCTTCCAGCAGACGGTGTATTCCTTCAAGGCGTTCCAGCAGGCCATTGAGGAGTACAGCGCCAAGGCCGAGCACTATCAGGCGGACGTGTGCCGGACGCCCCAGTCCATCAACCTGAGCGTCACCGAGGGGGCCTTCGTGTTCCTGGTTCCGGCGGCCCTGTTCCTGGCCCCGGGAGCCCTGGCCACCGGGAGCTTTGCCGGGTTCGTGACAGACTTCGCCTTTTACGCGGTGTTCTCCGCCATCATCTCCACGGCGCTGGCCCGGATCATGTTCGCCTCCTCCGGCATCATGCTGGCCGGCACCGCCCTGGGCCGCATCCGCATGGTCATGGAGGCCCCGGAGCTGAAAGCACCAGAGCGCCCCAGGGCGCCTCAGGGCAGCCGGGTAGAGTTCCGGGACGTGAGCTTCACCTACGACGGGGCAGAGACGCCCGCTCTCAGCCATGTGTCTTTTACAGTAGAGCCGGGACAGACCGTGGCCCTGGTGGGCCCCTCCGGCGGCGGCAAGACCACCGCCGCCAGCCTGATCCCCCGGTTCTGGGACGTGTCCTCCGGCGCGGTGCTTGTGGGCGGCGTGGATGTGCGGGACATGGACCCCCACGCGCTCATGGATCAGATTGCCTTTGTGTTCCAGAACAGCCGGCTGTTCAAGACCTCCATCCTGGAGAACGTCCGGGCCGCAAGGCCAGAGGCCACCCGGGAGCAGGTGCTCGCCGCCCTCATGGCCGCCCAGTGCGGAGACATTCTGGAAAAGCTGCCAAAGGGCATGGACACTGTGATCGGTACAGAGGGCACCTACCTCTCCGGCGGAGAGCAGCAGCGGGTGGCCCTGGCCAGGGCCATCTTGAAAGACGCCCCCATCGTGGTGCTGGACGAGGCCACCGCCTTTGCCGACCCGGAGAACGAGGCCCTGATTCAGAAGGCCTTTGCCCAACTGACGAAGGGCCGCACGGTCATCATGATCGCCCACCGCCTGTCCACCGTGGTGGGGGCGGACAGGATCCTCGTCATGGACCAGGGGCGCATAGTGGAACAGGGCACGCACGAGGAGTTGACTGCCGCCGGCGGGCTGTATGCCAGGATGTGGGCGGACTACAACCGGGCGGTCCAGTGGAAGATCACCAGCGAACGGTGA
- a CDS encoding TetR/AcrR family transcriptional regulator: MEENTPTTLKRIQEAAMTEFLDKGFLGASLRQIVKNAGVTTGAFYGYFSSKEALFASIVEPHAKALMGRFMEAQTSFAELPEEQQPEHMGIESSDCVHWMVDYICQHRQAVKLLLCRAEGTGYEQFIHNMVEVEVESTLRYMEVLRHLGRDVPELSRPLCHIIASGMFSGLFEIVVHDMPREQAQRDVEQFRQFYTGGWLKLMGG, from the coding sequence ATGGAAGAGAACACTCCCACCACATTGAAAAGGATCCAGGAGGCGGCCATGACCGAATTTCTGGACAAGGGCTTTCTGGGGGCCTCCCTGCGGCAGATCGTGAAGAACGCCGGGGTAACTACCGGAGCTTTCTATGGCTACTTCTCCAGCAAGGAGGCTCTATTTGCCTCTATTGTAGAACCCCACGCCAAGGCACTGATGGGCCGGTTCATGGAGGCCCAGACCTCCTTTGCTGAGTTGCCCGAGGAACAGCAGCCGGAGCATATGGGGATAGAATCCTCGGACTGTGTCCACTGGATGGTGGACTACATCTGCCAGCACCGCCAGGCAGTGAAGCTGCTCCTGTGCCGGGCGGAGGGCACCGGCTATGAGCAATTCATCCACAACATGGTGGAGGTGGAGGTGGAATCCACCCTCCGCTATATGGAAGTGCTGCGGCATCTGGGGCGGGATGTGCCGGAACTGAGCCGGCCCCTGTGCCACATCATCGCCAGCGGGATGTTCAGCGGCCTCTTTGAGATCGTGGTCCACGATATGCCCCGGGAGCAGGCACAGCGGGACGTGGAACAGTTCCGCCAGTTTTACACCGGAGGATGGCTGAAATTGATGGGGGGATGA
- a CDS encoding heavy metal translocating P-type ATPase, whose product MRATIVHESRGRMRLRLRQKNMTLRQADLLETWLKGQPWTREAVVHERTGCVIVTYAGDRETVLSAIGGFTWAGAEEAVTLPSHSTRELNREFQEKLVGKVLMKGAAALFLPAPLRIARVVWHMVPFLHKGIRCLGRRKIKVELLDALSIGISACRRDFGTAGTVMFLLEIGELLEDWTRKKSVADLAESLSLHVDRVWLKTEAGEVLVPIGQVKPGDRVLVRAGGVIPLDGVVAEGEVTVNQASLTGESVPVAKHSGGAVYAGTVVEEGECILEVKQATGQGRYDQIVEMIQRSEQMKSAAEAKASSLADRLVPYTFAGSLLSLALTRNVTRALSVLMVDFSCALKLAMPLAVLSAMREAGREHITVKGGKFLEAVAKADTIVFDKTGTLTHACPRVAKIVPFNGKEEAEMLRLAACLEEHFPHSMANAVVEEARRHKLHHEERHARVEYLVAHGIASSVDGEQVRIGSAHFIFEDEKVTIPEGEQEKFDALPPEYSQLYLAIDGVLSAVLCISDPVREEAKDVLSALRGLGVKNAVMLTGDSPRTATAIAKELGVDDFRAGVLPADKADYVSALRREGHTVLMVGDGINDSPALSEADAGIAISDGAAIAREIADITIAADSLWELVRLRQLAMALMNRIQNNYRFVIGFNGALIGLGIVGILPPATSAMLHNLSTLGVSLHSMSALPVAGQATKVLKDL is encoded by the coding sequence ATGAGAGCGACCATCGTACATGAGAGCCGGGGCCGGATGCGCCTGCGGCTCCGGCAGAAAAATATGACCCTCCGGCAGGCAGACCTGCTGGAGACCTGGCTGAAGGGCCAACCTTGGACGAGAGAGGCCGTGGTCCATGAGCGCACCGGCTGCGTCATCGTGACCTACGCGGGAGATCGGGAGACGGTGCTATCCGCTATCGGCGGCTTCACCTGGGCCGGGGCGGAGGAAGCGGTTACCCTTCCCAGCCACAGCACCCGGGAACTGAACCGGGAGTTTCAAGAAAAACTGGTGGGCAAGGTGCTGATGAAGGGGGCCGCCGCCCTGTTTTTGCCTGCCCCGCTGCGGATCGCCCGGGTGGTCTGGCACATGGTACCATTCCTTCACAAAGGCATTCGATGCCTGGGGCGGCGAAAAATCAAGGTGGAACTGCTGGACGCCCTGTCCATCGGCATCTCCGCATGCCGCCGGGACTTTGGAACCGCCGGCACCGTCATGTTCCTGCTGGAGATCGGCGAGTTGCTGGAGGATTGGACGCGGAAGAAGTCCGTGGCCGACCTGGCGGAGAGCCTGTCCCTCCATGTGGACCGGGTGTGGCTGAAAACAGAGGCCGGGGAGGTGCTGGTTCCCATCGGCCAGGTAAAGCCCGGCGACCGGGTGCTGGTTCGGGCCGGAGGCGTCATCCCCCTGGACGGCGTGGTGGCGGAGGGGGAGGTCACCGTCAACCAGGCCTCCCTCACCGGCGAGTCCGTCCCCGTGGCCAAGCATTCCGGCGGCGCAGTCTACGCCGGCACTGTGGTGGAGGAGGGCGAGTGCATCCTGGAGGTGAAGCAGGCCACCGGCCAGGGCCGTTACGACCAGATCGTGGAGATGATTCAGCGCTCCGAGCAGATGAAGTCCGCCGCCGAGGCCAAGGCGTCCAGTCTGGCGGACAGGCTGGTGCCCTACACCTTTGCCGGGAGCCTGCTGAGCCTGGCCCTCACCCGGAACGTGACACGGGCGCTGTCGGTACTCATGGTGGACTTCTCCTGCGCCCTGAAGCTGGCCATGCCCCTGGCGGTGCTCTCCGCCATGCGGGAGGCGGGACGGGAGCACATCACTGTCAAGGGCGGTAAATTCCTGGAGGCGGTGGCCAAGGCGGACACCATCGTTTTTGACAAGACCGGCACCCTCACCCACGCCTGCCCACGGGTGGCGAAGATCGTCCCCTTCAACGGCAAGGAGGAGGCGGAGATGCTCCGCCTGGCCGCCTGTCTGGAGGAGCATTTCCCACACTCCATGGCCAACGCCGTGGTGGAGGAGGCCCGCCGCCACAAGCTGCACCACGAGGAGCGCCACGCCAGGGTGGAGTATCTGGTGGCCCACGGCATCGCCAGTTCGGTGGACGGGGAGCAGGTACGCATCGGCAGCGCCCACTTCATCTTCGAGGATGAAAAGGTGACCATCCCGGAGGGGGAACAGGAGAAGTTCGACGCCCTGCCCCCGGAGTACTCCCAGCTGTATCTGGCCATCGACGGGGTGCTCTCCGCCGTGCTCTGCATCTCCGACCCCGTGCGGGAGGAGGCGAAGGACGTGCTCTCCGCCCTGCGGGGCCTGGGCGTGAAAAACGCCGTCATGCTCACCGGGGACAGCCCCCGCACCGCCACCGCTATTGCCAAGGAATTGGGGGTAGACGACTTTCGGGCCGGAGTGCTCCCTGCGGACAAAGCGGACTATGTGTCCGCCCTGCGGCGTGAGGGCCATACCGTCCTCATGGTGGGAGACGGCATCAACGACTCCCCGGCCCTCTCCGAGGCGGATGCGGGTATCGCAATCAGTGACGGGGCGGCTATCGCCCGGGAGATCGCCGACATCACCATCGCCGCCGACAGCCTGTGGGAGCTGGTGCGCCTGCGGCAGCTGGCCATGGCCCTGATGAACCGCATCCAGAACAACTACCGCTTTGTCATCGGCTTCAACGGGGCCCTCATCGGCCTGGGCATAGTGGGTATCCTGCCTCCGGCCACCTCCGCCATGCTACATAACCTGTCCACTCTTGGAGTAAGCCTTCACAGCATGAGCGCACTACCGGTAGCCGGTCAGGCGACAAAGGTGCTGAAGGATCTGTAA
- a CDS encoding helix-turn-helix transcriptional regulator has protein sequence MLAEFLADRGDWAQVMPGARACLFSLEEGTFPLPLQLAPLHFETLFCLRGAVTLTRRDGSSLTAGARQVLSLTDLSNLTGASVDAPLEGILVAVDARGARESLETICNLLGGLILDTSRVRRWMTSRGGCAVEGPTHWSRAAFADLERLPQSERARWCVWKSVELLYLLSAQDEQRTEALLGPMLDRGVAQSLAEIRRYMEEHLDEHLTIPALSRRACLSATTVKEGFRRLYGLPVHTWLRQRRMERAAELLHTTELSLEGVAKAVGYSSVSQFIAAFRQQYGLTPGQYRKNV, from the coding sequence TTGCTGGCGGAATTTCTGGCGGATCGGGGAGACTGGGCTCAGGTGATGCCCGGCGCACGGGCCTGCCTGTTCTCCCTGGAGGAGGGGACTTTCCCCCTGCCTCTCCAACTGGCCCCCCTGCACTTTGAGACCCTGTTCTGTCTGCGGGGCGCCGTGACCTTGACCCGGCGAGACGGGTCATCCCTGACAGCTGGCGCCCGGCAGGTGCTGAGTCTCACCGATCTCTCCAATCTGACCGGGGCCAGCGTGGATGCGCCTCTGGAAGGAATTCTCGTGGCGGTAGACGCCCGGGGCGCCCGAGAGAGTTTGGAAACCATATGTAATCTGCTGGGCGGCTTGATCCTGGACACAAGCCGGGTACGGCGGTGGATGACCAGCCGGGGCGGCTGCGCCGTGGAGGGGCCCACCCACTGGAGCCGGGCGGCCTTTGCCGACCTGGAACGTCTGCCCCAGAGCGAGCGGGCCCGCTGGTGCGTGTGGAAGTCAGTGGAACTGCTCTATCTGCTCTCTGCCCAGGATGAACAGAGAACGGAAGCCCTCTTGGGTCCGATGCTGGACCGGGGTGTCGCCCAGTCGCTAGCAGAGATCCGCCGGTATATGGAGGAACACCTGGACGAGCATCTCACCATTCCGGCCTTGAGCCGCCGGGCCTGTCTCTCCGCCACTACCGTAAAGGAGGGATTCCGCCGCCTTTACGGTCTGCCGGTCCATACTTGGCTGCGCCAGCGGCGGATGGAACGGGCGGCGGAGTTGCTGCACACGACCGAGCTAAGCCTGGAAGGCGTGGCCAAAGCAGTGGGCTATAGCAGTGTCAGTCAATTTATCGCTGCTTTCAGGCAGCAATATGGGCTGACACCGGGCCAGTATCGCAAAAATGTCTAA
- a CDS encoding heavy-metal-associated domain-containing protein: MWKYTVHVEGMMCGMCESHVNDAVRKAFPVKKVTSSRSKKETTVIAETELDEDALRTAISATGYEVGEIRKEPWEKKGLFGR, translated from the coding sequence ATGTGGAAGTACACGGTCCATGTGGAAGGCATGATGTGCGGCATGTGCGAAAGCCATGTAAACGACGCGGTACGGAAGGCGTTTCCGGTGAAGAAGGTCACCTCGTCCCGGAGTAAAAAAGAGACCACGGTGATCGCAGAGACGGAACTGGACGAGGATGCCCTGCGCACGGCCATTTCCGCCACCGGATATGAGGTGGGGGAGATCCGGAAGGAGCCTTGGGAAAAGAAGGGACTGTTCGGCCGGTAA